A genomic segment from Cyanobium sp. NIES-981 encodes:
- the pdhA gene encoding pyruvate dehydrogenase (acetyl-transferring) E1 component subunit alpha translates to MTQADTSRDITAASGLAGSGAPGCSADGGFGAGPHAERLENLYPATPATVNRDEGLMLYRDMVLGRRFEDKCAEMYYRGKMFGFVHLYNGQEAVSTGVIKAMRAQHDWFCSTYRDHVHALSCGVPARQVMSELFGKETGCSKGRGGSMHLFSREHHLLGGYAFIGEGIPVALGAAFTSRYKRDALGDASSDAVTAAFFGDGTCNIGQFYECLNMAALWKLPILFVVENNKWAIGMDHNRATSDPEIWRKAAAFGMAGEEVDGMDVLAVRAAAQRAIERARAGEGPTLLECLTYRYRGHSLADPDELRAEAEKEFWAKRDPINRLAAHLVEQGLASADELKAIDRDIDAEVADCVSFALEAPEPDAAELTRYIWAED, encoded by the coding sequence ATGACCCAGGCTGACACCAGTCGCGACATCACGGCGGCCTCCGGCCTTGCCGGCAGCGGCGCACCGGGCTGTTCCGCCGACGGGGGCTTCGGGGCCGGTCCCCATGCCGAGCGGCTCGAAAACCTCTATCCCGCCACACCGGCCACGGTGAACCGCGACGAGGGGCTGATGCTGTATCGCGACATGGTGCTGGGCCGCCGCTTCGAGGACAAGTGCGCGGAGATGTACTACCGCGGCAAGATGTTCGGGTTCGTGCACCTCTACAACGGTCAGGAGGCCGTGAGCACGGGGGTGATCAAGGCCATGCGGGCCCAGCACGACTGGTTCTGCAGCACCTACCGCGACCACGTGCATGCCCTCAGCTGCGGTGTGCCGGCCCGCCAGGTGATGAGCGAGCTGTTCGGCAAGGAAACCGGCTGCAGCAAGGGCCGCGGCGGCTCGATGCACCTGTTCTCCCGGGAGCATCACCTGCTGGGGGGCTATGCCTTCATCGGCGAGGGCATCCCGGTGGCTCTGGGCGCGGCCTTCACCAGCCGCTACAAGCGCGACGCCCTCGGTGATGCTTCCAGTGATGCCGTGACGGCGGCCTTCTTCGGCGACGGCACCTGCAACATCGGCCAGTTCTACGAGTGCCTGAACATGGCGGCCCTCTGGAAGCTGCCGATCCTGTTCGTGGTGGAGAACAACAAGTGGGCCATCGGCATGGACCACAACCGGGCCACCAGTGACCCCGAGATCTGGCGCAAGGCCGCGGCCTTCGGCATGGCCGGCGAGGAGGTGGACGGCATGGATGTGCTCGCGGTGCGCGCCGCGGCCCAGCGGGCCATCGAGCGGGCCAGGGCCGGGGAAGGTCCCACCCTGCTGGAGTGCCTCACCTACCGCTACCGCGGCCACTCCCTGGCCGATCCCGACGAGCTGCGGGCCGAGGCCGAGAAGGAGTTCTGGGCCAAGCGCGACCCGATCAACCGCCTGGCGGCCCACCTGGTGGAACAGGGCCTGGCCTCGGCCGATGAGCTCAAGGCCATCGACAGGGACATCGATGCCGAAGTGGCCGACTGCGTGAGCTTCGCCCTCGAAGCTCCAGAACCTGATGCCGCCGAGCTCACCCGCTACATCTGGGCGGAAGACTGA
- a CDS encoding ARC6/PARC6 family protein: MELPIDHFRLLGVSPTTDAQTVLRTLEQRLNRPPDHGFTPETLQARESLLRLSADLLTNSERRAAYESELTALASSEQPLQAGLEIPTSRELGGLLLLLEADQPLECFSLARRCLQPPQAPTLGSGRETDLSLLAGQACLAGGAELQRHRRYEAAAHTLQEGLQLLQRMGQHPALRQQISDELKRLRPFRVLDLLSRNLAASEERAEGIALLEDQVRERGGLEGSDDPTLTPEEFQAFFKQIRAYLTVQEQVDLFSRWAERSPAADFLASTALTASGFAQRKPDRIAAALRRLEAAGQEGIQPLLACLHLLLGQVEAAQHAFRQGASPELREWAEQQSSDPLAQLCAYCTDWLARDVLPGYRDLEADPDLEAYFADRDVQAYINRLAPTPPPPAAAEPSVLPDHWASDSGDFGSGDPLTPQAWSPSGELLDTDDTDDADDDGFPDDGPWIGGWWPRSWRLPDLPPLPWPPPLSRRQGRITAAAAALLLAAGAALLLRPRPDATPIPVEPSPSSAVPEPKAAPGPDAPPSTPAPGGSTPSPNQAALPLSAAAPTEAELKGLLETWLAAKAAVLEGQQAPVPLDQLARPGQIERLQQERREDAARQQTQKIDARVGDVTVEERSAGRIAILATINYSDQRLDAEGKPAGPSSAATLRNRYVFGRDGGVWRLASFGAAR, encoded by the coding sequence TTGGAACTGCCGATCGATCACTTCCGGTTGCTCGGTGTCAGTCCGACCACGGATGCCCAGACTGTTCTGCGCACCCTGGAGCAGCGCCTCAACCGGCCGCCGGACCACGGCTTCACTCCCGAGACCCTGCAGGCCCGGGAATCACTGCTGCGCCTGAGCGCCGACCTGCTCACCAACAGCGAGCGGCGCGCGGCCTACGAGTCGGAGCTCACCGCCCTGGCCAGCAGCGAACAGCCTCTCCAGGCCGGCCTGGAGATTCCCACCAGCCGCGAACTCGGCGGGTTGCTGCTGTTGCTGGAGGCCGACCAGCCGCTCGAATGCTTCAGCCTGGCCCGGCGCTGCCTGCAGCCTCCCCAGGCCCCCACCCTCGGCAGTGGCCGCGAGACCGACCTCAGCCTGCTGGCCGGCCAGGCCTGCCTGGCGGGCGGGGCCGAACTGCAACGTCACCGCCGCTACGAGGCCGCCGCACACACCCTGCAGGAAGGCCTGCAGCTGCTCCAGCGGATGGGGCAGCATCCGGCCCTGCGCCAGCAGATCAGCGACGAGCTCAAGCGGCTGCGGCCCTTCCGGGTGCTGGATCTGCTCAGCCGCAACCTGGCGGCCTCCGAGGAGCGCGCCGAAGGCATCGCCCTGCTCGAAGACCAGGTGCGCGAGCGGGGGGGGCTGGAGGGCAGCGACGACCCCACCCTCACGCCGGAGGAGTTCCAGGCCTTCTTCAAGCAGATCCGCGCCTACCTCACGGTGCAGGAGCAGGTGGACCTGTTCAGCCGCTGGGCGGAGAGGTCCCCGGCTGCCGATTTCCTGGCCAGCACGGCCCTCACCGCCTCCGGGTTCGCCCAGCGCAAGCCGGATCGCATCGCCGCAGCCCTGCGGCGGCTGGAGGCCGCGGGCCAGGAAGGGATCCAGCCCCTGCTGGCCTGCCTGCATCTCCTCCTGGGCCAGGTGGAGGCCGCCCAGCACGCCTTCCGCCAGGGGGCGAGCCCTGAGCTCAGGGAGTGGGCGGAGCAGCAGAGCAGCGATCCGCTGGCCCAGCTCTGCGCCTACTGCACCGACTGGCTGGCCCGCGATGTGCTGCCGGGCTACCGCGACCTGGAGGCCGATCCCGACCTGGAGGCCTACTTCGCCGACCGCGACGTGCAGGCCTACATCAACCGGCTGGCGCCGACACCGCCTCCCCCGGCAGCGGCGGAACCATCCGTTCTGCCCGACCACTGGGCCAGCGACAGCGGCGATTTCGGCAGCGGGGACCCCCTGACCCCCCAGGCCTGGAGCCCGTCCGGGGAACTGCTCGACACTGACGACACTGACGACGCTGATGACGATGGTTTCCCTGACGACGGGCCGTGGATCGGTGGCTGGTGGCCGCGAAGCTGGCGCCTGCCCGATCTCCCCCCGCTGCCATGGCCGCCGCCGCTCTCCCGGCGCCAGGGGCGCATCACGGCCGCGGCGGCCGCCCTCCTGCTGGCCGCAGGAGCGGCACTGCTGCTGCGGCCGCGGCCCGATGCCACACCGATCCCTGTGGAGCCCAGCCCGTCCAGCGCGGTGCCGGAGCCCAAGGCAGCCCCAGGCCCCGATGCACCGCCCAGCACCCCGGCCCCAGGCGGCAGCACCCCATCCCCGAACCAGGCCGCGCTGCCCCTGAGCGCAGCGGCACCCACCGAGGCGGAGCTGAAGGGCTTGCTGGAAACCTGGCTGGCCGCCAAGGCGGCCGTGCTCGAGGGCCAGCAGGCCCCGGTTCCCCTCGACCAGCTGGCGCGGCCTGGCCAGATCGAGCGTCTGCAGCAGGAACGCCGGGAGGACGCAGCCCGGCAGCAGACCCAGAAGATCGACGCCAGAGTGGGCGACGTGACGGTCGAGGAGCGCAGTGCCGGCCGGATCGCCATCCTGGCGACCATCAACTACAGCGACCAGAGGCTGGATGCCGAGGGCAAGCCGGCGGGCCCCAGCTCCGCCGCCACCTTGCGCAACCGCTACGTGTTCGGCCGCGATGGGGGGGTGTGGCGCCTGGCGAGCTTCGGCGCCGCCCGCTGA
- the ffh gene encoding signal recognition particle protein, giving the protein MFDELSQRFEDAVKNLRGQGAISETNIEGALKDVRRALLEADVSLPVVKDFVDEVRRKAVGAEVVRGISPDQKFIQVVHEQLVDTMGGENAPLAAGGKPGEPSVVLMAGLQGAGKTTATAKLGLHLKEQGRRALLVGADVYRPAAIEQLRTLGGQIGVEVFSLGTEAKPEDIAAAGVAKAREEGHDTVLVDTAGRLQIDASMMEEMVRIREAVQPDEVLLVVDSMIGQEAAELTRAFHAQVGITGAVLTKLDGDSRGGAALSIRKVSGAPIKFIGTGEKVEALQPFHPERMASRILGMGDVLTLVEKAQKEVELADVARMQQKLQEASFDFSDFVQQMRLIKRMGSLGGLMKMIPGMNKIDDGMLKQGEQQLGKIEAMISSMTAAERENPDLLASMPSRRRRIAQGSGHTPAEVDKVLADFQRMRGFMQQMTKGGGMPGMPGMGGMPGMGGGFPGMGGFPGMPGMGGPAGPGGRGGGSRKANRPPKKRKGFGQL; this is encoded by the coding sequence ATGTTCGACGAGCTCTCCCAGCGGTTTGAAGACGCCGTCAAGAACCTGCGCGGCCAGGGGGCGATCAGCGAAACCAACATCGAGGGCGCCCTGAAGGACGTGCGCCGGGCGCTGCTGGAGGCGGACGTGAGCCTGCCGGTGGTGAAGGACTTCGTGGACGAGGTGCGCCGCAAGGCCGTGGGCGCCGAGGTGGTGCGCGGCATCAGCCCGGATCAGAAGTTCATCCAGGTGGTGCACGAGCAGCTCGTCGACACCATGGGGGGCGAGAACGCACCGCTGGCGGCGGGGGGCAAGCCCGGCGAACCCTCGGTGGTGCTGATGGCCGGTCTGCAGGGTGCCGGCAAGACCACCGCCACCGCCAAGCTGGGCCTCCATCTCAAGGAGCAGGGCCGGCGGGCCCTGCTGGTGGGAGCCGACGTGTATCGGCCGGCGGCCATCGAGCAGCTCAGGACCCTGGGGGGGCAGATCGGGGTGGAGGTGTTCAGCCTCGGCACCGAGGCGAAGCCCGAGGACATCGCCGCCGCCGGCGTGGCCAAGGCCCGCGAGGAGGGGCACGACACGGTGCTGGTGGACACCGCCGGCCGCCTCCAGATCGACGCGTCGATGATGGAGGAGATGGTGCGGATCCGCGAGGCCGTGCAGCCCGATGAGGTGCTGCTGGTGGTGGATTCGATGATCGGCCAGGAGGCCGCCGAACTCACCCGTGCCTTCCACGCGCAGGTGGGCATCACCGGCGCCGTGCTCACCAAGCTCGACGGCGACTCCCGCGGCGGCGCCGCCCTCTCGATCCGCAAGGTGAGCGGCGCCCCGATCAAGTTCATCGGCACCGGAGAGAAGGTGGAGGCGCTCCAGCCGTTCCACCCCGAGCGGATGGCCAGCCGGATTCTGGGCATGGGCGATGTGCTCACCCTGGTGGAGAAGGCCCAGAAGGAGGTGGAGCTGGCCGATGTGGCGCGGATGCAGCAGAAGCTGCAGGAGGCCAGCTTCGACTTCTCCGACTTCGTGCAGCAGATGCGGCTGATCAAGCGGATGGGGTCCCTGGGGGGCCTGATGAAGATGATCCCGGGGATGAACAAGATCGACGACGGCATGCTCAAGCAGGGGGAGCAGCAGCTCGGGAAGATCGAGGCGATGATCAGCTCGATGACCGCCGCCGAGCGGGAGAATCCCGACCTGCTGGCCTCGATGCCCTCCCGCCGGCGCCGCATTGCCCAGGGCAGCGGCCACACCCCCGCCGAGGTGGACAAGGTGTTGGCCGATTTTCAGCGGATGCGGGGCTTCATGCAGCAGATGACCAAGGGCGGCGGCATGCCCGGGATGCCCGGGATGGGGGGCATGCCTGGCATGGGCGGCGGCTTCCCCGGCATGGGGGGCTTTCCCGGCATGCCGGGGATGGGCGGCCCGGCGGGTCCAGGCGGCAGAGGGGGTGGAAGCCGCAAGGCGAACCGGCCACCGAAGAAGCGGAAGGGCTTCGGCCAGCTCTGA
- the rpsP gene encoding 30S ribosomal protein S16 codes for MIKLRLKRFGKKREASFRLVATNSTSRRDGRPLEELGFYNPRTKETRLNTEAIRARLAQGAQPTDTVLTLLERGGLVEKTVRPSVTAGQAKQAAAREAAAKQAAREAAEAKAAAEAKAAEEAAAAAEPAAEA; via the coding sequence ATGATCAAGCTCCGCCTGAAGCGGTTCGGCAAGAAGCGGGAAGCGAGCTTCCGCCTCGTGGCCACCAACAGCACCTCCCGCCGGGATGGGCGTCCGCTCGAGGAGCTGGGCTTCTACAACCCCCGCACCAAGGAGACCCGGCTCAACACCGAGGCCATCCGCGCCCGTCTCGCTCAGGGCGCCCAGCCCACCGACACGGTGCTGACCCTGCTCGAGCGGGGCGGGCTGGTGGAGAAGACGGTGCGCCCATCGGTGACCGCAGGCCAGGCCAAGCAGGCGGCCGCCCGCGAAGCCGCTGCCAAGCAGGCGGCCAGGGAAGCCGCGGAAGCCAAGGCGGCAGCCGAGGCCAAGGCAGCTGAGGAGGCTGCAGCCGCCGCCGAACCGGCTGCCGAGGCTTGA
- a CDS encoding PhoH family protein: MSPSPTAEPGGRSSTSIALPNSAAALALAGPAEATLRQLEALTGASLVLRGLDLWIAARPNQLQRATALVEMLRPLWDQGQAISPVDLQTALQALDTDRTEEHRALGQHVLARSQSGQLLRPRTLRQKAYVEAMEHHDLTLALGPAGTGKTFLATVLAVRMLNERRVQRLILTRPAVEAGERLGFLPGDLQQKVDPYLRPLYDALHALLGAERTTALLEKGVIEVAPLAYMRGRTLADAFVILDEAQNTTSAQMRMVLTRLGENSRMVVTGDPTQLDLPPGVTSGLSEAADVLEGVEGVAICRLSAADVVRHPLVQRLVTAYAQRDAGREPGGRRPAPTRPAPRRP; the protein is encoded by the coding sequence TTGAGCCCCAGCCCCACCGCAGAACCTGGAGGACGCAGCAGCACCTCCATCGCCCTGCCCAACTCCGCCGCCGCCCTGGCCCTGGCGGGTCCGGCCGAAGCCACCCTGCGCCAGCTCGAGGCCCTCACCGGCGCCTCCCTGGTGCTGCGGGGTCTTGATCTCTGGATCGCGGCCCGTCCGAACCAGCTGCAGCGCGCCACCGCCCTGGTGGAGATGCTGAGGCCGCTGTGGGATCAGGGACAGGCCATCAGCCCGGTGGATCTGCAGACGGCCCTCCAGGCCCTCGACACCGACCGCACCGAGGAACACCGCGCCCTCGGCCAGCACGTGCTGGCCCGCAGCCAGAGCGGTCAGCTGCTGCGGCCCCGCACCCTGCGGCAGAAGGCCTACGTGGAGGCCATGGAGCACCACGACCTCACCCTGGCCCTGGGTCCGGCCGGCACCGGCAAGACCTTTCTGGCCACGGTGCTGGCTGTGCGGATGCTGAATGAACGCCGGGTGCAGCGTCTGATCCTGACGCGGCCCGCCGTGGAGGCGGGCGAGCGGCTGGGTTTTCTCCCTGGCGACCTGCAGCAGAAGGTGGATCCCTACCTACGGCCCCTCTACGACGCCCTTCACGCCCTGCTGGGCGCCGAACGCACCACCGCCCTTCTCGAGAAGGGGGTGATCGAGGTGGCTCCGCTGGCCTACATGCGCGGGCGCACGCTCGCGGACGCTTTCGTGATCCTCGATGAGGCCCAGAACACCACCAGCGCCCAGATGCGCATGGTGCTCACCCGGCTGGGCGAGAACTCCCGGATGGTGGTCACGGGCGATCCCACCCAGCTGGATCTGCCGCCGGGGGTCACCAGCGGGCTCAGCGAGGCGGCCGACGTGCTCGAAGGGGTGGAAGGGGTGGCCATCTGCCGGCTGAGTGCGGCCGATGTGGTGCGCCATCCCCTGGTGCAGCGCCTTGTCACCGCCTACGCACAGCGCGACGCGGGCCGCGAACCTGGAGGCCGGCGGCCCGCGCCCACGCGGCCAGCACCACGCCGCCCCTGA
- a CDS encoding Bax inhibitor-1 family protein has product MPASSNFQEAIREAQSSALVGPNVVNKALPYVGGGMVLTAGGVIGGLSMIGSPLFMPLFWVALIGNFILFFVAQNVAMKGNNSTALPILAVYSLITGFTLSGIVAYALSVAGVGAIGTATLATGITFVVASFAGRRMSDSVGQALTGVVGLGIIGLLIAMVVQIVGSIFVPGMFGGNGFELLIAGFGTVLFIGAAFVDFYTMPRTYSDEQYLAGALGMYLTYINLFIFILRLIIALQGGGRRD; this is encoded by the coding sequence ATGCCGGCCAGCAGCAATTTTCAGGAGGCCATCCGCGAGGCGCAATCCAGCGCGCTCGTGGGGCCCAATGTGGTCAACAAGGCCCTGCCGTATGTGGGCGGCGGCATGGTGCTCACCGCCGGCGGGGTGATCGGCGGCCTGTCGATGATCGGCAGCCCGTTGTTCATGCCCCTGTTCTGGGTGGCCCTGATCGGCAACTTCATCCTCTTCTTCGTCGCCCAGAACGTGGCGATGAAGGGGAACAACAGCACGGCGCTGCCGATCCTGGCCGTCTACAGCCTGATCACCGGCTTCACCCTCAGCGGCATCGTGGCCTACGCCCTCAGCGTGGCGGGGGTGGGGGCCATCGGCACCGCCACCCTGGCCACGGGCATCACCTTCGTGGTGGCCTCCTTCGCCGGCCGTCGCATGAGTGACAGCGTCGGCCAGGCCCTCACCGGTGTGGTGGGCCTCGGGATCATCGGCCTGCTGATCGCGATGGTGGTGCAGATCGTGGGCAGTATCTTCGTGCCCGGCATGTTCGGCGGCAACGGCTTCGAGCTGCTGATCGCCGGCTTCGGCACCGTGCTGTTCATCGGTGCCGCCTTCGTGGACTTCTACACGATGCCCCGCACCTACAGCGACGAGCAGTACCTGGCCGGCGCCCTGGGGATGTACCTCACCTACATCAACCTGTTCATCTTCATTCTGCGGCTGATCATCGCCCTGCAGGGCGGTGGACGCCGCGACTGA
- the era gene encoding GTPase Era has product MHPTEPPTNSGPQRPAPEEEAGAGVLLPVPDPAESARLLGGGPGAPAFRSGFVALIGRPNVGKSTLLNQLVGQKVAITSPVAQTTRNRLRAILTTPKAQLVLLDTPGIHKPHHLLGERLVKTARSAIGEVDVVLLLVDGSQSAGRGDGFIVELLRHCRAPVHVALNKHDLVSADQAAALAESYRGLLAGRGDFAMPERSEPLGWPLHPVSALTGEGTAELVDALSADLPPGPHLYPADAVSDQPEQLLMAELIREQVLSHTREEVPHSVAVSIDRVVDDGPRTAVLATVLVERSSQKGILIGKGGRMLKTIGQGARLQMEKVFSGPVYLELFVKVVPGWRRSAARLAELGYRGE; this is encoded by the coding sequence ATGCACCCAACCGAGCCGCCCACCAATTCCGGCCCACAACGGCCCGCACCTGAGGAGGAGGCTGGGGCGGGCGTGCTGCTGCCCGTGCCCGATCCGGCCGAGTCGGCCCGCCTGCTGGGCGGTGGCCCGGGCGCTCCGGCGTTCCGCTCCGGCTTCGTGGCCCTGATCGGCCGGCCGAACGTGGGCAAGTCCACCCTGCTCAACCAGCTGGTGGGCCAGAAGGTGGCCATCACCTCCCCGGTGGCCCAGACCACCCGAAACCGGCTGCGGGCCATCCTCACCACGCCCAAGGCCCAGCTGGTGCTGCTCGACACCCCCGGCATCCACAAGCCCCACCACCTCCTCGGCGAGCGGCTGGTGAAGACGGCCCGCAGCGCCATCGGCGAGGTGGACGTGGTGCTGCTGCTGGTGGACGGCAGCCAGAGCGCCGGCCGCGGCGATGGCTTCATCGTGGAGCTGCTGCGCCACTGCCGCGCCCCCGTGCATGTGGCCCTGAACAAGCACGATCTGGTGTCTGCCGATCAGGCGGCGGCGCTGGCGGAGAGTTACCGCGGCCTGCTGGCCGGCCGGGGCGATTTCGCCATGCCGGAGAGGAGCGAACCTCTGGGTTGGCCCCTCCACCCGGTGAGCGCCCTCACCGGCGAGGGCACCGCCGAACTGGTGGACGCCCTCAGCGCTGACCTGCCACCCGGCCCCCACCTCTATCCGGCCGATGCGGTGAGCGATCAGCCCGAGCAGCTGCTGATGGCGGAACTGATCCGCGAGCAGGTGCTCAGCCACACCCGCGAGGAAGTGCCCCACTCGGTGGCCGTGAGCATCGACCGGGTGGTGGACGACGGCCCCCGCACGGCCGTGCTGGCCACCGTGCTGGTGGAGCGCTCCAGCCAGAAGGGCATCCTGATCGGCAAGGGCGGGCGGATGCTGAAGACCATCGGCCAGGGCGCCCGCCTGCAGATGGAGAAGGTGTTCTCCGGGCCGGTGTACCTGGAGCTGTTCGTGAAGGTGGTGCCGGGCTGGCGCCGCAGCGCCGCCCGCCTGGCCGAGCTGGGCTACAGGGGGGAGTAG
- a CDS encoding phycobiliprotein lyase — MSDTPAFPPEEIGAFLRFCAGEWMSLRSEFALGEAEAAGHEAGEGDEWHSSERGELVVTFLEPAAGHGPGGLRVGPRNSPQRELHFSSDGRFSSGAAGTPAEATLLEGEWELWPDGSLELRLQQEGREVRERIWFTKPNLRLRSTVERQGDGSPERASFSSEIRRVSRPAAGS; from the coding sequence ATGAGCGACACCCCAGCCTTTCCGCCCGAGGAGATCGGCGCCTTCCTGCGCTTCTGCGCCGGTGAGTGGATGAGCCTGCGCAGCGAGTTCGCCCTGGGGGAAGCGGAGGCGGCAGGGCACGAGGCCGGCGAGGGCGACGAATGGCACAGCAGCGAGCGGGGCGAGCTGGTGGTGACCTTCCTGGAGCCGGCAGCAGGCCACGGCCCGGGCGGCTTGCGGGTGGGTCCCAGGAACAGCCCGCAGCGGGAGCTGCACTTCAGCTCCGATGGCCGTTTCTCCAGTGGGGCGGCAGGCACCCCAGCTGAGGCCACGCTGCTGGAGGGAGAGTGGGAACTCTGGCCCGACGGCAGCCTCGAACTCCGGCTCCAGCAGGAGGGCCGCGAGGTGCGGGAGCGCATCTGGTTCACCAAGCCCAACCTGCGGCTGCGCAGCACGGTGGAACGGCAGGGGGACGGCAGCCCGGAACGGGCCAGCTTCAGCTCCGAGATCCGCCGGGTGAGCCGTCCCGCCGCCGGCAGCTGA
- the trmD gene encoding tRNA (guanosine(37)-N1)-methyltransferase TrmD yields MRLDVVSLTPEAFAPLLSLGVIGRAFAAGIAELHVHNPRDHATDRYRKVDDEPYGGGAGMVLKPEPVFAAVEAIPVLPRRRVLLMSPQGQPLRQADLRRWAGEADQLVFLCGHYEGFDERIRCLADEEVSIGDFVLTGGELPAAVIINGVVRLLPGTVGTAACLQEESHSTLLLEHPHYTRPASFRGLEVPAVLRSGDHGAVARWRLEQQQQRTAERRPDLYARWQAQQQAGPPPC; encoded by the coding sequence ATGCGGCTGGACGTGGTGAGCCTCACGCCCGAGGCCTTCGCCCCGCTGCTGAGCCTCGGGGTGATCGGACGCGCCTTCGCCGCCGGCATCGCCGAGCTGCATGTGCACAATCCCCGCGATCACGCCACCGACCGCTACCGCAAGGTGGATGACGAGCCCTACGGCGGCGGCGCCGGCATGGTGCTCAAGCCCGAGCCCGTGTTCGCCGCGGTGGAGGCCATCCCCGTGCTGCCCCGGCGGCGGGTGCTGCTGATGAGCCCCCAGGGGCAGCCGCTGCGGCAGGCCGACCTGCGCCGCTGGGCCGGCGAGGCCGACCAGCTGGTGTTTCTCTGCGGCCACTACGAGGGCTTCGATGAGCGCATCCGCTGCCTCGCCGATGAGGAGGTGTCGATCGGCGATTTCGTGCTCACCGGCGGCGAGCTGCCAGCCGCCGTGATCATCAATGGCGTGGTGCGGCTGCTGCCGGGCACGGTGGGCACCGCAGCCTGCCTGCAGGAAGAGAGCCACAGCACCCTGCTGCTGGAGCATCCCCACTACACCCGGCCGGCCAGCTTCCGGGGCCTGGAGGTGCCGGCCGTGCTGCGCAGCGGCGACCACGGCGCCGTGGCCCGCTGGCGCCTGGAGCAGCAGCAACAGCGCACCGCCGAACGCCGCCCCGATCTCTACGCCCGCTGGCAGGCGCAGCAGCAGGCCGGCCCACCCCCATGCTGA
- a CDS encoding heavy metal-binding domain-containing protein, giving the protein MLITTTPSLEGQTIQHYLGPVHGEAILGANIFRDLLASVRDVVGGRARAYEKALQQARQEAMEELARRAELLGADAVVGLQLDTEVLGQSGGMLMVCAVGTAVRLEEAGRGRALPLPPPPLPPQA; this is encoded by the coding sequence ATGCTGATCACCACCACCCCCAGCCTCGAGGGCCAGACCATCCAGCACTATCTGGGTCCGGTGCACGGCGAGGCGATCCTGGGCGCCAACATCTTTCGCGACCTGCTGGCCTCGGTGCGCGATGTGGTGGGCGGCAGGGCCCGGGCCTACGAGAAGGCGCTGCAGCAGGCCCGCCAGGAGGCCATGGAGGAGCTGGCCCGCAGGGCCGAGCTGCTGGGCGCCGACGCCGTGGTGGGCCTGCAGCTCGACACCGAGGTGCTGGGCCAGTCGGGCGGAATGCTGATGGTGTGCGCGGTGGGCACGGCGGTGCGCCTGGAGGAGGCGGGTCGTGGCCGCGCCCTGCCCCTGCCGCCGCCGCCTCTGCCGCCCCAGGCCTGA
- a CDS encoding SPFH domain-containing protein gives METLFGLPALLVMAFLGVNSIKVTSGGQSRLVERLGKYDRQLQPGLSFVLPVVEKVVSHESLKERVLDIPPQQCITRDNVSIEVDAVVYWQLLEHARAYYGVDNLQAAMVNLVLTQIRAEMGKLDLDQTFTTRQEVNEALLRELDQATDPWGVKVTRVELRDIHPSAGVQQAMEQQMTAEREKRAAILRSEGVRDSELNAARGRAQALLLQAEAEAKQQTLQAEARAAAATRLAEAIEANPAAAEALRLLLASDWMVMGQEMAQAKGGSVLMVDPQSPASLLAALKGLQQGQI, from the coding sequence ATGGAAACCCTGTTCGGGCTGCCGGCCCTGCTGGTGATGGCGTTCCTCGGGGTGAACAGCATCAAGGTGACCAGCGGCGGCCAGTCGCGCCTGGTGGAGCGCCTCGGCAAGTACGACCGCCAGCTCCAGCCGGGCCTCTCCTTCGTGCTGCCGGTGGTGGAGAAGGTGGTGAGCCACGAATCCCTCAAGGAGCGGGTGCTCGACATTCCGCCCCAGCAGTGCATCACCCGCGACAACGTGTCGATCGAGGTGGATGCGGTGGTGTACTGGCAACTGCTGGAGCACGCCCGCGCCTACTACGGCGTCGACAACCTGCAGGCGGCGATGGTGAACCTGGTGCTCACCCAGATCCGCGCCGAGATGGGCAAGCTCGACCTCGACCAGACCTTCACCACCCGCCAGGAGGTGAACGAGGCCCTGCTGCGGGAGCTGGATCAGGCCACCGACCCCTGGGGCGTGAAGGTGACCCGGGTGGAGCTGCGCGACATCCACCCCTCGGCCGGGGTGCAGCAGGCGATGGAGCAGCAGATGACCGCCGAGCGGGAGAAGCGGGCCGCCATCCTGCGCTCGGAGGGGGTGCGCGACAGCGAGCTCAACGCCGCCCGCGGCCGGGCCCAGGCCCTGCTGCTGCAGGCTGAGGCGGAGGCCAAGCAGCAGACGCTTCAGGCGGAGGCCAGGGCCGCGGCGGCCACCCGGCTGGCCGAGGCGATCGAGGCCAACCCCGCCGCGGCCGAAGCCCTGCGGCTGCTGCTGGCCAGCGACTGGATGGTGATGGGGCAGGAGATGGCCCAGGCGAAGGGGGGCAGTGTGCTGATGGTGGATCCCCAGAGCCCGGCGTCGCTGCTGGCGGCCCTGAAGGGTCTCCAGCAGGGGCAGATCTGA